The following are from one region of the Indicator indicator isolate 239-I01 chromosome 14, UM_Iind_1.1, whole genome shotgun sequence genome:
- the TMPO gene encoding thymopoietin isoform X3, protein MPEFLADPSVLTKEKLKSELIANNVSLPGGEQRKDVYVQLYLQHLTARNPPAPAQPDFSSDEEREQTPLSSSGAAPAGEGQAQLGKKATKKTDKPRPEEKDDLDVTEMSNEDLQEQLMKYGLNPGPIVATTRKLYEKKLLKLMEQGPELKAPIPLPEVSSTAENTRQNGSNDSDQYSDNEDDLETELRLEKREPLKTRTKTPVALKQRRVVEHNQVEPTAQLPVDDAVISESTPIAETILTASNETLVVNRVPGNFKHAAPTLSISELSDMPRRTPKKPLMTAEVLDRTTEERRAERDILKEMFPYEVSTPTGISASCRRPIKGAASRPLEHSDFNIEESFSKYLPKYGTSTDIKPEKPPTKKERSIPLWIKVFLFVIISVFLFLVYQSMETNQGNPFSKYLNIVSQGGAK, encoded by the exons ATGCCCGAGTTCCTGGCGGATCCGTCAGTGCTGAccaaagagaagctgaagagcGAGCTCATCGCCAACAATGTGAGCCTGCCGGGCGGCGAACAGCGCAAGGACGTGTATGTGCAGCTCTACCTGCAGCACCTCACCGCCCGCAACCCGCCCGCCCCCGCGCAGCCCGATTTCTCCAGCGACGAGGAGCGGGAGCAGACTCCTCTCAGC AGCAGCGGGGCCGCGCCAGCCGGGGAGGGGCA GGCTCAGTTAGGGAAG AAAGCCACAAAGAAGACTGACAAACCCAGACCAGAGGAGAAGGATGACCTAGATGTAACGGAGATGAGTAATGAAGATCTTCAAGAACAGCTTATGAAGTATGGACTAAATCCTGGCCCGATTGTAG CTACCACTAGGAAACTTTATGAGAAAAAGCTGTTGAAACTGATGGAGCAAGGTCCAGAACTGAAGGCACCTATACCTCTCCCAGAGGTTTCTTCTACTGCTGAGAACACCAGACAAAATGGAAGTAACGATTCTGACCAGTACAGTGACAATGAAGATG ACCTGGAGACCGAGCTGAGGCTTGAGAAGAGAGAACCACTGAAAACCAGGACAAAGACTCCAGTAGCACTCAAACAAAGAAGAGTGGTTGAACACAACCAG GTGGAACCTACAGCACAGTTGCCTGTAGATGATGCTGTAATATCAGAGAGTACTCCCATAGCTGAAACTATATTGACTGCAAGCAACGAGACTCTA GTTGTCAATAGGGTGCCTGGAAATTTCAAGCATGCAGCTCCTACACTGTCAATCAGTGAACTCTCAGACATGCCCAGAAGAACACCAAAGAAACCACTGATGACAGCTGAA GTGCTTGACAGAACTACAGAAGAACGAAGAGCAGAAAGGGATATTCttaaggaaatgtttccttatGAAGTATCAACACCTACAGGAATTAG TGCTAGCTGCCGTAGACCAATCAAAGGAGCTGCTAGCCGGCCTCTAGAGCACAGTGACTTCAATATAGAAGAAAGTTTCTCTAAGTATCTTCCCAAATATGGTACCTCGACTGACATCAAGCCTGagaaaccaccaacaaaaaaagaacgCTCCATTCCCCTGTGGATAAaagtttttctctttgttaTTATTTCAGTCTTCTTGTTTTTGGTTTATCAGTCTATGGAAACTAATCAAGGAAATCCTTTCTCTAAATACCTGAATATTGTCTCTCAGGGTGGTGCCAAATGA
- the TMPO gene encoding thymopoietin isoform X2, with protein MPEFLADPSVLTKEKLKSELIANNVSLPGGEQRKDVYVQLYLQHLTARNPPAPAQPDFSSDEEREQTPLSSSGAAPAGEGQAQLGKKATKKTDKPRPEEKDDLDVTEMSNEDLQEQLMKYGLNPGPIVATTRKLYEKKLLKLMEQGPELKAPIPLPEVSSTAENTRQNGSNDSDQYSDNEDDLETELRLEKREPLKTRTKTPVALKQRRVVEHNQTYSQDGVTETVWTSGSSKSGPLQAVSRESTRVSRRTPRKRVEPTAQLPVDDAVISESTPIAETILTASNETLVVNRVPGNFKHAAPTLSISELSDMPRRTPKKPLMTAEVLDRTTEERRAERDILKEMFPYEVSTPTGISASCRRPIKGAASRPLEHSDFNIEESFSKYLPKYGTSTDIKPEKPPTKKERSIPLWIKVFLFVIISVFLFLVYQSMETNQGNPFSKYLNIVSQGGAK; from the exons ATGCCCGAGTTCCTGGCGGATCCGTCAGTGCTGAccaaagagaagctgaagagcGAGCTCATCGCCAACAATGTGAGCCTGCCGGGCGGCGAACAGCGCAAGGACGTGTATGTGCAGCTCTACCTGCAGCACCTCACCGCCCGCAACCCGCCCGCCCCCGCGCAGCCCGATTTCTCCAGCGACGAGGAGCGGGAGCAGACTCCTCTCAGC AGCAGCGGGGCCGCGCCAGCCGGGGAGGGGCA GGCTCAGTTAGGGAAG AAAGCCACAAAGAAGACTGACAAACCCAGACCAGAGGAGAAGGATGACCTAGATGTAACGGAGATGAGTAATGAAGATCTTCAAGAACAGCTTATGAAGTATGGACTAAATCCTGGCCCGATTGTAG CTACCACTAGGAAACTTTATGAGAAAAAGCTGTTGAAACTGATGGAGCAAGGTCCAGAACTGAAGGCACCTATACCTCTCCCAGAGGTTTCTTCTACTGCTGAGAACACCAGACAAAATGGAAGTAACGATTCTGACCAGTACAGTGACAATGAAGATG ACCTGGAGACCGAGCTGAGGCTTGAGAAGAGAGAACCACTGAAAACCAGGACAAAGACTCCAGTAGCACTCAAACAAAGAAGAGTGGTTGAACACAACCAG ACCTATTCTCAAGATGGAGTCACTGAGACTGTCTGGACAAGTGGATCTTCAAAAAGTGGACCTCTGCAGGCAGTTTCTAGGGAGTCTACAAGAGTGTCAAGAAGAACACCAAGGAAAAGG GTGGAACCTACAGCACAGTTGCCTGTAGATGATGCTGTAATATCAGAGAGTACTCCCATAGCTGAAACTATATTGACTGCAAGCAACGAGACTCTA GTTGTCAATAGGGTGCCTGGAAATTTCAAGCATGCAGCTCCTACACTGTCAATCAGTGAACTCTCAGACATGCCCAGAAGAACACCAAAGAAACCACTGATGACAGCTGAA GTGCTTGACAGAACTACAGAAGAACGAAGAGCAGAAAGGGATATTCttaaggaaatgtttccttatGAAGTATCAACACCTACAGGAATTAG TGCTAGCTGCCGTAGACCAATCAAAGGAGCTGCTAGCCGGCCTCTAGAGCACAGTGACTTCAATATAGAAGAAAGTTTCTCTAAGTATCTTCCCAAATATGGTACCTCGACTGACATCAAGCCTGagaaaccaccaacaaaaaaagaacgCTCCATTCCCCTGTGGATAAaagtttttctctttgttaTTATTTCAGTCTTCTTGTTTTTGGTTTATCAGTCTATGGAAACTAATCAAGGAAATCCTTTCTCTAAATACCTGAATATTGTCTCTCAGGGTGGTGCCAAATGA
- the TMPO gene encoding thymopoietin isoform X1, with protein sequence MPEFLADPSVLTKEKLKSELIANNVSLPGGEQRKDVYVQLYLQHLTARNPPAPAQPDFSSDEEREQTPLSVRNRGAASGRKATKKTDKPRPEEKDDLDVTEMSNEDLQEQLMKYGLNPGPIVATTRKLYEKKLLKLMEQGPELKAPIPLPEVSSTAENTRQNGSNDSDQYSDNEDDLETELRLEKREPLKTRTKTPVALKQRRVVEHNQTYSQDGVTETVWTSGSSKSGPLQAVSRESTRVSRRTPRKRVEPTAQLPVDDAVISESTPIAETILTASNETLVVNRVPGNFKHAAPTLSISELSDMPRRTPKKPLMTAEVLDRTTEERRAERDILKEMFPYEVSTPTGISASCRRPIKGAASRPLEHSDFNIEESFSKYLPKYGTSTDIKPEKPPTKKERSIPLWIKVFLFVIISVFLFLVYQSMETNQGNPFSKYLNIVSQGGAK encoded by the exons ATGCCCGAGTTCCTGGCGGATCCGTCAGTGCTGAccaaagagaagctgaagagcGAGCTCATCGCCAACAATGTGAGCCTGCCGGGCGGCGAACAGCGCAAGGACGTGTATGTGCAGCTCTACCTGCAGCACCTCACCGCCCGCAACCCGCCCGCCCCCGCGCAGCCCGATTTCTCCAGCGACGAGGAGCGGGAGCAGACTCCTCTCAGCGTCAGGAACCGCGGCGCTGCCTCCGGGCGG AAAGCCACAAAGAAGACTGACAAACCCAGACCAGAGGAGAAGGATGACCTAGATGTAACGGAGATGAGTAATGAAGATCTTCAAGAACAGCTTATGAAGTATGGACTAAATCCTGGCCCGATTGTAG CTACCACTAGGAAACTTTATGAGAAAAAGCTGTTGAAACTGATGGAGCAAGGTCCAGAACTGAAGGCACCTATACCTCTCCCAGAGGTTTCTTCTACTGCTGAGAACACCAGACAAAATGGAAGTAACGATTCTGACCAGTACAGTGACAATGAAGATG ACCTGGAGACCGAGCTGAGGCTTGAGAAGAGAGAACCACTGAAAACCAGGACAAAGACTCCAGTAGCACTCAAACAAAGAAGAGTGGTTGAACACAACCAG ACCTATTCTCAAGATGGAGTCACTGAGACTGTCTGGACAAGTGGATCTTCAAAAAGTGGACCTCTGCAGGCAGTTTCTAGGGAGTCTACAAGAGTGTCAAGAAGAACACCAAGGAAAAGG GTGGAACCTACAGCACAGTTGCCTGTAGATGATGCTGTAATATCAGAGAGTACTCCCATAGCTGAAACTATATTGACTGCAAGCAACGAGACTCTA GTTGTCAATAGGGTGCCTGGAAATTTCAAGCATGCAGCTCCTACACTGTCAATCAGTGAACTCTCAGACATGCCCAGAAGAACACCAAAGAAACCACTGATGACAGCTGAA GTGCTTGACAGAACTACAGAAGAACGAAGAGCAGAAAGGGATATTCttaaggaaatgtttccttatGAAGTATCAACACCTACAGGAATTAG TGCTAGCTGCCGTAGACCAATCAAAGGAGCTGCTAGCCGGCCTCTAGAGCACAGTGACTTCAATATAGAAGAAAGTTTCTCTAAGTATCTTCCCAAATATGGTACCTCGACTGACATCAAGCCTGagaaaccaccaacaaaaaaagaacgCTCCATTCCCCTGTGGATAAaagtttttctctttgttaTTATTTCAGTCTTCTTGTTTTTGGTTTATCAGTCTATGGAAACTAATCAAGGAAATCCTTTCTCTAAATACCTGAATATTGTCTCTCAGGGTGGTGCCAAATGA
- the TMPO gene encoding thymopoietin isoform X6, giving the protein MPEFLADPSVLTKEKLKSELIANNVSLPGGEQRKDVYVQLYLQHLTARNPPAPAQPDFSSDEEREQTPLSSSGAAPAGEGQAQLGKKATKKTDKPRPEEKDDLDVTEMSNEDLQEQLMKYGLNPGPIVATTRKLYEKKLLKLMEQGPELKAPIPLPEVSSTAENTRQNGSNDSDQYSDNEDDLETELRLEKREPLKTRTKTPVALKQRRVVEHNQVLDRTTEERRAERDILKEMFPYEVSTPTGISASCRRPIKGAASRPLEHSDFNIEESFSKYLPKYGTSTDIKPEKPPTKKERSIPLWIKVFLFVIISVFLFLVYQSMETNQGNPFSKYLNIVSQGGAK; this is encoded by the exons ATGCCCGAGTTCCTGGCGGATCCGTCAGTGCTGAccaaagagaagctgaagagcGAGCTCATCGCCAACAATGTGAGCCTGCCGGGCGGCGAACAGCGCAAGGACGTGTATGTGCAGCTCTACCTGCAGCACCTCACCGCCCGCAACCCGCCCGCCCCCGCGCAGCCCGATTTCTCCAGCGACGAGGAGCGGGAGCAGACTCCTCTCAGC AGCAGCGGGGCCGCGCCAGCCGGGGAGGGGCA GGCTCAGTTAGGGAAG AAAGCCACAAAGAAGACTGACAAACCCAGACCAGAGGAGAAGGATGACCTAGATGTAACGGAGATGAGTAATGAAGATCTTCAAGAACAGCTTATGAAGTATGGACTAAATCCTGGCCCGATTGTAG CTACCACTAGGAAACTTTATGAGAAAAAGCTGTTGAAACTGATGGAGCAAGGTCCAGAACTGAAGGCACCTATACCTCTCCCAGAGGTTTCTTCTACTGCTGAGAACACCAGACAAAATGGAAGTAACGATTCTGACCAGTACAGTGACAATGAAGATG ACCTGGAGACCGAGCTGAGGCTTGAGAAGAGAGAACCACTGAAAACCAGGACAAAGACTCCAGTAGCACTCAAACAAAGAAGAGTGGTTGAACACAACCAG GTGCTTGACAGAACTACAGAAGAACGAAGAGCAGAAAGGGATATTCttaaggaaatgtttccttatGAAGTATCAACACCTACAGGAATTAG TGCTAGCTGCCGTAGACCAATCAAAGGAGCTGCTAGCCGGCCTCTAGAGCACAGTGACTTCAATATAGAAGAAAGTTTCTCTAAGTATCTTCCCAAATATGGTACCTCGACTGACATCAAGCCTGagaaaccaccaacaaaaaaagaacgCTCCATTCCCCTGTGGATAAaagtttttctctttgttaTTATTTCAGTCTTCTTGTTTTTGGTTTATCAGTCTATGGAAACTAATCAAGGAAATCCTTTCTCTAAATACCTGAATATTGTCTCTCAGGGTGGTGCCAAATGA
- the TMPO gene encoding thymopoietin isoform X4, producing the protein MPEFLADPSVLTKEKLKSELIANNVSLPGGEQRKDVYVQLYLQHLTARNPPAPAQPDFSSDEEREQTPLSVRNRGAASGRKATKKTDKPRPEEKDDLDVTEMSNEDLQEQLMKYGLNPGPIVATTRKLYEKKLLKLMEQGPELKAPIPLPEVSSTAENTRQNGSNDSDQYSDNEDDLETELRLEKREPLKTRTKTPVALKQRRVVEHNQVVNRVPGNFKHAAPTLSISELSDMPRRTPKKPLMTAEVLDRTTEERRAERDILKEMFPYEVSTPTGISASCRRPIKGAASRPLEHSDFNIEESFSKYLPKYGTSTDIKPEKPPTKKERSIPLWIKVFLFVIISVFLFLVYQSMETNQGNPFSKYLNIVSQGGAK; encoded by the exons ATGCCCGAGTTCCTGGCGGATCCGTCAGTGCTGAccaaagagaagctgaagagcGAGCTCATCGCCAACAATGTGAGCCTGCCGGGCGGCGAACAGCGCAAGGACGTGTATGTGCAGCTCTACCTGCAGCACCTCACCGCCCGCAACCCGCCCGCCCCCGCGCAGCCCGATTTCTCCAGCGACGAGGAGCGGGAGCAGACTCCTCTCAGCGTCAGGAACCGCGGCGCTGCCTCCGGGCGG AAAGCCACAAAGAAGACTGACAAACCCAGACCAGAGGAGAAGGATGACCTAGATGTAACGGAGATGAGTAATGAAGATCTTCAAGAACAGCTTATGAAGTATGGACTAAATCCTGGCCCGATTGTAG CTACCACTAGGAAACTTTATGAGAAAAAGCTGTTGAAACTGATGGAGCAAGGTCCAGAACTGAAGGCACCTATACCTCTCCCAGAGGTTTCTTCTACTGCTGAGAACACCAGACAAAATGGAAGTAACGATTCTGACCAGTACAGTGACAATGAAGATG ACCTGGAGACCGAGCTGAGGCTTGAGAAGAGAGAACCACTGAAAACCAGGACAAAGACTCCAGTAGCACTCAAACAAAGAAGAGTGGTTGAACACAACCAG GTTGTCAATAGGGTGCCTGGAAATTTCAAGCATGCAGCTCCTACACTGTCAATCAGTGAACTCTCAGACATGCCCAGAAGAACACCAAAGAAACCACTGATGACAGCTGAA GTGCTTGACAGAACTACAGAAGAACGAAGAGCAGAAAGGGATATTCttaaggaaatgtttccttatGAAGTATCAACACCTACAGGAATTAG TGCTAGCTGCCGTAGACCAATCAAAGGAGCTGCTAGCCGGCCTCTAGAGCACAGTGACTTCAATATAGAAGAAAGTTTCTCTAAGTATCTTCCCAAATATGGTACCTCGACTGACATCAAGCCTGagaaaccaccaacaaaaaaagaacgCTCCATTCCCCTGTGGATAAaagtttttctctttgttaTTATTTCAGTCTTCTTGTTTTTGGTTTATCAGTCTATGGAAACTAATCAAGGAAATCCTTTCTCTAAATACCTGAATATTGTCTCTCAGGGTGGTGCCAAATGA
- the TMPO gene encoding thymopoietin isoform X5 — MPEFLADPSVLTKEKLKSELIANNVSLPGGEQRKDVYVQLYLQHLTARNPPAPAQPDFSSDEEREQTPLSVRNRGAASGRKATKKTDKPRPEEKDDLDVTEMSNEDLQEQLMKYGLNPGPIVATTRKLYEKKLLKLMEQGPELKAPIPLPEVSSTAENTRQNGSNDSDQYSDNEDDLETELRLEKREPLKTRTKTPVALKQRRVVEHNQVLDRTTEERRAERDILKEMFPYEVSTPTGISASCRRPIKGAASRPLEHSDFNIEESFSKYLPKYGTSTDIKPEKPPTKKERSIPLWIKVFLFVIISVFLFLVYQSMETNQGNPFSKYLNIVSQGGAK, encoded by the exons ATGCCCGAGTTCCTGGCGGATCCGTCAGTGCTGAccaaagagaagctgaagagcGAGCTCATCGCCAACAATGTGAGCCTGCCGGGCGGCGAACAGCGCAAGGACGTGTATGTGCAGCTCTACCTGCAGCACCTCACCGCCCGCAACCCGCCCGCCCCCGCGCAGCCCGATTTCTCCAGCGACGAGGAGCGGGAGCAGACTCCTCTCAGCGTCAGGAACCGCGGCGCTGCCTCCGGGCGG AAAGCCACAAAGAAGACTGACAAACCCAGACCAGAGGAGAAGGATGACCTAGATGTAACGGAGATGAGTAATGAAGATCTTCAAGAACAGCTTATGAAGTATGGACTAAATCCTGGCCCGATTGTAG CTACCACTAGGAAACTTTATGAGAAAAAGCTGTTGAAACTGATGGAGCAAGGTCCAGAACTGAAGGCACCTATACCTCTCCCAGAGGTTTCTTCTACTGCTGAGAACACCAGACAAAATGGAAGTAACGATTCTGACCAGTACAGTGACAATGAAGATG ACCTGGAGACCGAGCTGAGGCTTGAGAAGAGAGAACCACTGAAAACCAGGACAAAGACTCCAGTAGCACTCAAACAAAGAAGAGTGGTTGAACACAACCAG GTGCTTGACAGAACTACAGAAGAACGAAGAGCAGAAAGGGATATTCttaaggaaatgtttccttatGAAGTATCAACACCTACAGGAATTAG TGCTAGCTGCCGTAGACCAATCAAAGGAGCTGCTAGCCGGCCTCTAGAGCACAGTGACTTCAATATAGAAGAAAGTTTCTCTAAGTATCTTCCCAAATATGGTACCTCGACTGACATCAAGCCTGagaaaccaccaacaaaaaaagaacgCTCCATTCCCCTGTGGATAAaagtttttctctttgttaTTATTTCAGTCTTCTTGTTTTTGGTTTATCAGTCTATGGAAACTAATCAAGGAAATCCTTTCTCTAAATACCTGAATATTGTCTCTCAGGGTGGTGCCAAATGA